DNA sequence from the Schlegelella aquatica genome:
GTCGCCTCGTATCGCTGCGCCGACCATCCCTCGCTGGAGGCGGTCCTCTGCCGCTACCTGGAGGAGCGCCGCAAGCCCTTGCCCGCCTCGATCGCCATCGGGATCGCGAACCCGGTCGTCGGCGACCAGGTGCAGATGACCAATCACCACTGGTCGTTCTCCATCGACGCCATGCGTCGCAGCCTGGGGGTGGAGCGCTTGTTGGTGCTCAACGACTTCGCCGCCCTCGCGTTGTCCCTGCCTGTCCTCGGCCCCGAAGGCGTGCGGCAGGTGGGGGCGGGCGCGCCCGCAGCCGACGCTCCTCTTGCTCTCGTGGGGCCCGGCACGGGCCTCGGGGTCTCGGGCCTGTTGCCCTGTGGGGGGCGGCGCCACGTCCCGCTGCAAGGCGAGGGCGGACATGCCACGCTGGCGCCCTTCGACGAACGCGAGGAGGGGGTCTTGCGCGTGCTGCGCCGGCGTTTCGGACACGTCTCGGCCGAGCGCGCGGTTTCGGGCCCGGGGCTCGTTCACCTCTACACCGCGCTGTGCGAGCTCGACGGCGTGCGTGCCCAACCACTGGAAGCCGCACACGTCACCGAGCGGGCGCTCCAGTCACGCGACGCCCGCTGTGTGGAGGCGTTGGAACTGTTCTGCGCCTTCCTTGGCAACGTGGCCGGCAACGTCGCTCTCACGCTCGGTGCCCGCGGGGGGGTCTACATCGCAGGAGGGATCGTGCCGAGGCTGGGCGAGTGGTTCGCGCGCTCGCGGTTTCGGGAGCGCTTCGAGTCCAAGGGGCGCTTCAGGGCCTACCTGGAGCAGATCCCCACCTACGTGGTGTGCGCTCCCACGCCCGCCTTGCTCGGGGCCGCCCGCGCGCTCGAGGAGCTGGACCCGGTGTGACCGTGCCCGCCTGCGCGCGGCATCGCGAGGGCGAGCCCCCGTCCCGTGGCGCACGCCCATCAAAGAGAGGAAGAGAGGAGACCACGATGAAGCAACCCAAGCGCGCGATGCTCGCGTTGGCCCTGGCGGTGGGCGCCACTGCCGCTTTGCCGCCGGCACATGCCGGTATCCGTGAGGTCTTGTTCGGCCGGGGCGAGGCGGGCGGGGCCGGCGCGGGGCCTGGCGAAGCGACCCCTCGGCGGGTCTGGTCGGTGCGTGAGTTCACACAGGTACGGCTCGTCCCCCGCGAGCCGCAGGCGCAGGCCAATCAGCACCCGGCGGCGTACACCCCGGAGCAGCTGCGCCGCTGGATGGAGACGATCACCTTCCTGCGCAATGGCCGGCAAGAGCCGCTCTTCGGGGCGGACGAACTCGCCGAGCTGCCCGTGGCGTTGGCCCAGGCACTCGCTTTCGCCGCCCCGGGCGATGACGTGGTCCTGCTCAGCACGTCGCGTCGCGATGCCGGGCTGCTGGCGACGCCACTCGGCATCACGGCCCGCCTGTTCGTGCAGCCCGCGGGCGCGCTGAACCTCGTCGTCCACGACGCCCGGCTCGACTTCGTCAACGCCTATCGGGGCTCGCGCCTGTTGCCCGAGTTCGACTTCGGCAGCCGGGAGCGTCCGGGCTCCGTGACGCTGGCGAGCAGTGCGGCCGAGCTGCGGCGGCAGGACTGGTTGGTGTTTCGCGGCGCGGAGGGCGCGGCCACAGCGGCTGCGGGCGGCGTCGCTCGGGCCGGTGCCTCGGTCCCCGCTGCGCCTGCAGCACCTGCCGGGGTGAATGCCGGTGCACCGGGCGGCGGGCCGACTGCAGCCGGCCGGGCGGCTGCCTCGGGCCGGGCCGTGGCACCGCGCGATGCTCACTTCTACGAGGAGCAGGAGCAGCGGTTGCAAGCGCTCAAGCGGTTGCGCGAGCGCGATCTGATCTCCGAGGAGGAGTACCGGGCCAAGCGCAAGGAAATCCTGGACGCGCTATGAAGCGCAGGGGGGGGCGGCTGCTCGCCGCCTGCCACCGGTTCGCGCGCAGGTACGGGAGCGCGGGTGCGGGAGCGCGGGCGCGCCCGTCACTCCCCGGTGCCGGGGGCTTCGAGGACGCCGCCCATCACCTGGCTGAAACCCGCGTCCACATAAGTGATTTCGGCCGTCACGCCGGCGGCCAGGTCGGACAGCAGGAAGGCGGCCACATTGCCGACGTCCTCGATGGTGATGTTGCGGCGCAGGGGCGCATTCTGTTCGACCACGTCCAGGATCTTGCCGAAGCCCTTGATGCCCGAGGCGGCCAGCGTCTTGATCGGCCCGGCGGAGATGCCGTTGACACGCACCCCTTTGGGGCCCAGGCTGGCGGCCAGGTAGCGCACGCTCGCCTCCAGCGAGGCCTTGGCAAGGCCCATCGTGTTGTAGCTGGGCACGTAGCGGACGGCGCCCAGGTAGGTCAGGGTGAGCAGGGCCGCGTTGGGGTTGAGCATCGGCGCCGCGGCCTTGGCCATGGCGGGGAAGCTGTAGGCCGAGATGTCGTGCGCGATGCGGAAAGCCTCGCGCGACAGGCCGTCCAGGAAGTCACCGGCGATCGCTTCGCGGGGGGCGAAACCGATGGAATGAACGAAGCCGTCGAACGTCGGCCAGGCCTGCTTCAGCTCGGCGAACAGCCGCTCGATCTGGCCGTCGTCCGAGACATCGCACTCGAACACCAGCTCCGAGCCGAACTCGCGCGCGAACTCGGTGATGCGGTCCTTGAAGCGCTCGCCCACGTAGCTGAAGGCCAGTTCGGCCCCTTCGCGGTGGCAGGCTCTGGCAATGCCGTAGGCAATCGAGCGGTTGGACAGCAAACCGGTGATCAGCAGACGCTTGCCGGCGAGAAATCCCATGGTGTCTCCGTTGAATGCACGAGCGGCGGATTGTCGCATGCGGCTTCGCCGCCCCGGTCCTGAGGCTCGGTACCCGGCGGTACTCGACGAGGGTGCCCAGTCTGGCGGCAGCCCGGCCCGGCCGGGGCGTACACAGGCCCAGGTCTTGCTTCGGCGGCCGGATGCGGAGTAGAATGCAACTTTCGCTAAGTCTTAGTCAGTGGGCGGAGAAATCCAGCCCATTTTTTTTGCTTGCCGGTCATTTTCCGGCTCCTTGGCAGGCGTGTACACGTGGGCTTGGGGGTGGGTGTGGCGGCAAGGCGGTCGAGCCGCACCCAAGCGTGGGCGAGAAGGAGTTGGCAGGCGGTGAGTTGGCAAGGTTTGGTCGAACGGACGGTGGCTGGTCTGGGGTATGAGCTCGTCGAATGCGAGCGGTCCTCGCGGGGCCTTTTGCGCGTCTTCATCGACCGGTTGCCCGGTGACCCCCAAGGGGAGTTCATCACCGTCGACGATTGCGAGCGCGTCACCCGCCAGCTGCAGTATGCGCTGGAGGTGGAAGGCGTCGATTACGAGCGCCTCGAGGTTTCCTCGCCAGGGCTCGACCGTCCGCTGCGCAAGGCAGCCGACTATCAGCGTTTCGCCGGTCACGAGGTGGACATCACCCTGAAGCTGCCGTTCCAGGGCCGCAAGAAGTACCGCGGTGTCCTGGAGGCGGAGGGCGAAGGGTGGCGGCTCGTCCTGAGCGACGGCAAGCAGGATCAAGCATTGAGTTTCTCGCTCGACGAGGTGCGCGAGGCGCGCCTGGTGCCGGTGATCGACTTCAAGGGCCGCCGCAAGGCGGACCCGGCGCGCGCGCGGGCGGACGAACAAGAAGACGGAGGTCAGTAATCATGAACCGCGAATTGTTGATGCTGGTGGACGCCATCTCGCGCGAGAAGAACGTCGACCGCGACGTGGTGTTCGCGGCGGTGGAGGCCGCGCTCGCCTCGGCGACCAAGAAGCTGTACGAGGGCGAGGTCGACATCCGCGTGTCCATCGACCGCAACACCGGCGAGTACGAGACCTTCCGTCGCTGGCACGTCGTGCCGGACGAAGCCGGTTTGCAGCAGCCCGATTCCGAGATCCTGCTGTTCGAGGCGCGTGAGCAGATCCCCGACATCGAGGTCGACGACTACATCGAGGAGCCGGTCGAATCGGTGCCCATCGGCCGCATCGGCGCGCAGGCCGCCAAGCAGGTCATCCTGCAGAAGATCCGTGATGCCGAGCGCGAGCAGCTGCTCAACGACTTCCTGGCCCGCGGCGACCGCATCTTCGTGGGCACCGTCAAGCGCATGGACAAGGGCGACATCATCGTCGAGTCCGGGCGTGTGGAAGGGCGTCTCAAGCGCTCCGAGATGATCCCCAAGGAGAACCTGCGCACGGGCGACCGGGTGCGGGCCGTCATTCTCGAGGTCGACCGCACCGCCCGCGGCCCGCAGATCATGCTCTCTCGGAGCTCGCCGCAGTTCATGATCGAGCTGTTCCACCAGGAGGTTCCCGAGATCGAGCAGGGCCTGCTGGAGATCAAGAGCTGCGCACGCGATCCCGGCTCGCGCGCCAAGATCGCCGTCGTCTCCCACGACAAGCGGGTCGATCCGATCGGCACCTGTGTGGGCGTGCGCGGCTCGCGCGTGAACGCGGTCACCAACGAGCTGGCCGGCGAGCGCGTCGACATCGTGTTGTGGTCCGAGGACCCGGCGCAGTTCGTGATCGGTGCGCTGGCCCCGGCCAACGTGCAGTCCATCGTCGTCGACGAAGAGCGGCACGCGATGGACGTGGTGGTCGACGAGGAGAACCTCGCCATCGCGATCGGTCGTGGCGGCCAGAACGTGCGCCTGGCTTCCGAGCTCACCGGCTGGCGCATCAACATCATGACGGCCGAAGAATCCGAGGCCAAGCAGGCCGAGGAGACCAACGCGGTTCGCAAGCTGTTCATGGAAAAGCTGGATGTCGACGAGGAAGTCGCCAACATCCTGATCGAGGAAGGCTTCACCAGCCTGGAGGAAGTGGCCTACGTGCCCATTCAGGAGATGCTGGAAATCGAAGCCTTCGACGAGGACACCGTCAACGAGCTGCGTACCCGGGCCAAGGATGTGCTGCTCACGATGGAAATCGCCAAGGAAGAGAAGGTCGAGGAAGTGTCGCAGGACCTGCGCGATCTCGAGGGGTTGAATGCCGAGCTCATCGCCAAGCTGGCGGATGCCGGTATCCATACCCGCGACGATCTCGCCGACCTGGCCGTCGACGAGCTGGTGGAAATCACCGGGGTCGACGAAGCCCAGGCCAAGACCTTGATCATGAAGGCGCGGGAGCATTGGTTTGCCGCTTGAGTCGTTCGCACACCCCGCCTCATCAACTGCCACACGGAACTCGCTTCGCCCAAGGACTGACACAATGGCCGTAACCACAGTCGCACAGTTCGCCGCCGAACTGAACCGCCCCGCGACGACGCTGCTGGAGCAGCTGAAAGCCGCCGGGGTGGCGAAGGCTTCGCCGGAGGACGCGCTGACCGAGGCGGACAAGGAACGTCTGCTCGATTACCTTCGCTCCGCCCACGGCACCGCCGGCACCGAGCGCAAGAAGATCACGCTCACCCGCAAGTCCACCACCGAGATCAAGCAGGCCGACGCCTCCGGCAAGGCCCGCACGATCCAGGTGGAGGTGCGCAAGAAGCGCGTGTTCGTCAAGCGTGACGAGCCCCTCGCCGTGCCTGCCGCCGAGCCTGCGCGCGGCCCGGTGGTGGATCAGGCCGAACTCCAACGCCGTGAGGAAGAGGCTCGCCGTCAGGCCGAGCTGCTGCGCCGGCAAGAGGAGGAATTGGCCGAGAAGCGGCGTCAGCGCGAGGAGCAGGAGCGCCGCGAGCGCGAGGAAGCCGAGGCCCGTGCCCGCGAGGAAGAGGCGCGCCGCGAAGCCGAGCGTGCTGCCGCCGAGGCTGCAGCACGCGCCGCCGCGCAAGCCGTCGCACCGGCCCCGGCCGCTGCCGAGCCCGCCGAGGTGACCGCGTCGGCCGAGGCCGCGCCTGCCGCCGCACCGTCGCCGGCTTCCGCCCCGACGCCCGCACCGGCACCTGCACCTGCACCTGCACCGGCCGAGGGGCCCAAGCCCGGGCTGCGGGTGGTCAAGGCGGCCGACATCGAGGCCGAGGAGAAGCAGCGTCTGGCCGACCTCGAGCGCCGCCGGCGCGCGGCCGAGGCCGAGGCGGCGGCGATCCGCGCGATGATGGCTGCGCCCAAGAAGGTGCTGACCGCCAAGAAGCCGGAAGAAGAAAAACCCAAGCCCGAAGCGGCCAAGGAAGGCATCAAGGGCACGATTCACAAGCCCAAGACGGCCGCCGGCGCAGGCGCGCCCGCAGCGGCCCCGGCTGCCGCGAAGCCGGGCGACAAGAAGTCCGTCAAGTCCGAGAAGCTGTCGTCCAGCTGGGCGGATGATGCCGCCAAGCGCCGGGCCCTCAAGACGCGGGGTGACACCCTGGGCGCCGCGAGCCGCTCCGGCTGGCGCGCGCCGGCCAAGGGCGGAGGCAAGCGCGGCGAGCGCGAGGGCGGCTCGACCTTCGTGCCGCCGAGCGAGCCGCAAACCATCGAAGTGCACGTGCCCGAG
Encoded proteins:
- a CDS encoding glucokinase, which translates into the protein MTPTLTHPRLVGDVGGTNARFAWVEAPGAALSDVASYRCADHPSLEAVLCRYLEERRKPLPASIAIGIANPVVGDQVQMTNHHWSFSIDAMRRSLGVERLLVLNDFAALALSLPVLGPEGVRQVGAGAPAADAPLALVGPGTGLGVSGLLPCGGRRHVPLQGEGGHATLAPFDEREEGVLRVLRRRFGHVSAERAVSGPGLVHLYTALCELDGVRAQPLEAAHVTERALQSRDARCVEALELFCAFLGNVAGNVALTLGARGGVYIAGGIVPRLGEWFARSRFRERFESKGRFRAYLEQIPTYVVCAPTPALLGAARALEELDPV
- a CDS encoding SHOCT domain-containing protein, translated to MKQPKRAMLALALAVGATAALPPAHAGIREVLFGRGEAGGAGAGPGEATPRRVWSVREFTQVRLVPREPQAQANQHPAAYTPEQLRRWMETITFLRNGRQEPLFGADELAELPVALAQALAFAAPGDDVVLLSTSRRDAGLLATPLGITARLFVQPAGALNLVVHDARLDFVNAYRGSRLLPEFDFGSRERPGSVTLASSAAELRRQDWLVFRGAEGAATAAAGGVARAGASVPAAPAAPAGVNAGAPGGGPTAAGRAAASGRAVAPRDAHFYEEQEQRLQALKRLRERDLISEEEYRAKRKEILDAL
- the fabI gene encoding enoyl-ACP reductase FabI, yielding MGFLAGKRLLITGLLSNRSIAYGIARACHREGAELAFSYVGERFKDRITEFAREFGSELVFECDVSDDGQIERLFAELKQAWPTFDGFVHSIGFAPREAIAGDFLDGLSREAFRIAHDISAYSFPAMAKAAAPMLNPNAALLTLTYLGAVRYVPSYNTMGLAKASLEASVRYLAASLGPKGVRVNGISAGPIKTLAASGIKGFGKILDVVEQNAPLRRNITIEDVGNVAAFLLSDLAAGVTAEITYVDAGFSQVMGGVLEAPGTGE
- the rimP gene encoding ribosome maturation factor RimP, encoding MSWQGLVERTVAGLGYELVECERSSRGLLRVFIDRLPGDPQGEFITVDDCERVTRQLQYALEVEGVDYERLEVSSPGLDRPLRKAADYQRFAGHEVDITLKLPFQGRKKYRGVLEAEGEGWRLVLSDGKQDQALSFSLDEVREARLVPVIDFKGRRKADPARARADEQEDGGQ
- the nusA gene encoding transcription termination factor NusA, which encodes MNRELLMLVDAISREKNVDRDVVFAAVEAALASATKKLYEGEVDIRVSIDRNTGEYETFRRWHVVPDEAGLQQPDSEILLFEAREQIPDIEVDDYIEEPVESVPIGRIGAQAAKQVILQKIRDAEREQLLNDFLARGDRIFVGTVKRMDKGDIIVESGRVEGRLKRSEMIPKENLRTGDRVRAVILEVDRTARGPQIMLSRSSPQFMIELFHQEVPEIEQGLLEIKSCARDPGSRAKIAVVSHDKRVDPIGTCVGVRGSRVNAVTNELAGERVDIVLWSEDPAQFVIGALAPANVQSIVVDEERHAMDVVVDEENLAIAIGRGGQNVRLASELTGWRINIMTAEESEAKQAEETNAVRKLFMEKLDVDEEVANILIEEGFTSLEEVAYVPIQEMLEIEAFDEDTVNELRTRAKDVLLTMEIAKEEKVEEVSQDLRDLEGLNAELIAKLADAGIHTRDDLADLAVDELVEITGVDEAQAKTLIMKAREHWFAA